One Actinospica robiniae DSM 44927 genomic region harbors:
- a CDS encoding PH domain-containing protein has translation MTSPATSPGSAEKPTVYRGVGALIGGALVTLFCLGGAIDLLVEEGGADLVGAAVLVLVAVLAFAFGVYPAAFAREDGLVVRNPLRTITVPWPAVTKLVARLSFEVHTEQSRYTVWAVPVSLRDRRKAERARLRERVRNERELSRGRRNASYGVDQGPPRRGGGFEDVEKLSFADQAVTEMNERIERHRELEKNRPGAQPAAAARPSLVTLVPLAAAVVFLIVAAIVR, from the coding sequence ATGACATCCCCTGCCACTTCGCCGGGATCGGCCGAGAAACCCACGGTCTACCGCGGTGTGGGCGCGCTGATCGGCGGCGCGCTCGTGACCCTGTTCTGCCTCGGCGGGGCGATCGACCTGCTCGTCGAGGAGGGCGGCGCGGACCTGGTCGGCGCGGCCGTGCTGGTCCTGGTGGCCGTGCTGGCCTTCGCCTTCGGCGTCTACCCGGCCGCCTTCGCGCGCGAGGACGGGCTGGTGGTGCGCAACCCGCTGCGCACGATCACGGTGCCGTGGCCCGCGGTGACCAAGCTGGTCGCGCGGCTCTCCTTCGAGGTGCACACCGAGCAGTCCCGCTACACCGTGTGGGCCGTGCCGGTCTCGCTGCGCGATCGGCGCAAGGCCGAGCGGGCCCGGCTGCGCGAGCGCGTGCGCAACGAGCGCGAGCTGTCCAGGGGCCGGCGCAACGCGAGCTACGGCGTGGACCAGGGTCCGCCCCGCCGCGGCGGCGGGTTCGAGGATGTCGAGAAGCTCTCGTTCGCCGACCAGGCGGTGACCGAGATGAACGAGCGCATCGAGCGCCACCGCGAGCTGGAGAAGAACCGGCCCGGCGCGCAGCCGGCCGCCGCCGCCCGCCCGAGCCTGGTCACGCTCGTGCCGCTGGCCGCCGCGGTCGTCTTCCTCATCGTCGCGGCGATCGTGCGCTGA